A region from the Ptychodera flava strain L36383 chromosome 10, AS_Pfla_20210202, whole genome shotgun sequence genome encodes:
- the LOC139141456 gene encoding kelch-like protein 3 encodes MAASKTDGGRTLYNLSKIYARQELSDVTVEVNSVQYKLHRVMLAGCSDYFYKMFCGQMKESSAEGCDVVSIAYDGLTTDAFRILLDFVYTAKLNLSRYNVLEVCRAADYLQMLEVITRCGEFLVKHVENEGVGVGQLLIIDQFVCNYDSLKEVQANITKSMASHFGKLAETKKFRKILSFEKLLELLQRDDLTVKSEAETFRSVIRWVEADAEKRTEHLSKLLSHVRLALIDIDELTVLMDNSKFREVPDLYDFYVSTLRFRAKRRTSETDGHGYVDISTAPAHLNLKKRLLATVCLKVSSSSIHCRYDNKWIRFKPNSPLGNHCTSQILLYGKIMVGSENGDFCEFNQYKREWKQLQKMIQPRKFLHHL; translated from the exons ATGGCGGCTTCGAAAACGGACGGCGGTCGAACTCTCTACAACTTGTCCAAAATTTACGCTCGCCAGGAACTAAGCGACGTGACGGTCGAGGTCAATTCAGTGCAGTACAAACTGCACAGAGTTATGCTGGCGGGCTGTAGCGACTACTTTTACAAGATGTTCTGCGGACAGATGAAAGAATCAAGCGCTGAAGGTTGTGACGTCGTTTCAATCGCATATGATGGTTTGACAACGGACGCTTTCAGAATCCTGCTCGACTTTGTGTACACAGCCAAACTGAATCTTTCGCGCTACAACGTTCTTGAGGTTTGCAGGGCGGCAGATTATCTACAGATGCTGGAAGTAATAACACGTTGCGGAGAATTCCTGGTCAAACATGTAGAAAATGAAGGCGTTGGCGTAGGTCAGCTTTTGATCATCGATCAGTTCGTGTGCAACTATGATTCTTTGAAAGAGGTGCAGGCCAACATCACCAAGAGTATGGCGTCACATTTTGGAAAGCTAGCTGagacaaaaaaattcagaaagatTCTGTCGTTTGAAAAATTGCTTGAGTTACTACAAAGGGATGACCTTACTGTCAAGTCAGAGGCAGAAACATTCCGGTCAGTGATCAGGTGGGTGGAAGCCGACGCAGAGAAACGCACCGAACATCTCAGTAAGCTGTTAAGCCATGTGCGTCTGGCCCTAATCGACATCGATGAACTCACAGTCTTGATGGACAACAGCAAATTTAGAGAGGTTCCTGACTTGTACGATTTTTATGTCAGTACTCTACGGTTTCGCGCGAAAAGGCGTACTTCAGAGACCGATGGGCATGGCTATGTCGACATCTCAACCGCACCAGCTCATTTAAACTTGAAGAAAAGACTACTGGCCACG GTTTGCCTCAAAGTTTCAAGCAGCTCAATCCACTGTCGCTATGACAACAAATGGATTAGATTCAAACCCAACTCTCCACTTGGCAATCACTGTACATCACAAATACTTCTCTATGGGAAAATTATGGTAGGATCAGAAAATGGAGATTTCTGTGAATTCAACCAGTACAAAAGAGAATGGAAACAACTACAGAAGATGATACAGCCACGGAAGTTTCTTCATCATTTATGA